A portion of the Brachionichthys hirsutus isolate HB-005 chromosome 6, CSIRO-AGI_Bhir_v1, whole genome shotgun sequence genome contains these proteins:
- the cabp2b gene encoding calcium-binding protein 2 isoform X2: MGNCTKASMKGKMKKDRELRPEELEELREAFVEFDRNKKGYISHKDLGECMRTMGYMPTEMELIELSQQICESSGGKVDFEDFVELMGPKMLAETADMIGVKELRDAFREFDSNGDGQISLTELREAMKKLMGEQVTNREINEILRDVDLNGDGLLDFEEFVRMMSR; encoded by the exons ATGGGTAACTGCACCAAAGCATCCATGAAAGGCAAAATGAAGAAG GACAGAGAGCTGAGGCCGGAGGAGCTGGAGG agCTCCGGGAGGCTTTCGTGGAGTTCGACAGGAACAAAAAAGGCTACATCAGTCATAAAGACCTCGGGGAGTGTATGAGGACCATGGGGTACATGCCGACAGAGATGGAGCTCATCGAACTGAGCCAGCAGATCTGTGAGTCGA GTGGAGGTAAAGTGGACTTCGAGGACTTCGTGGAGCTGATGGGGCCCAAGATGTTGGCAGAGACAGCTGACATGATCGGCGTGAAGGAACTCCGAGACGCGTTCAGAGAG TTTGACTCTAACGGCGACGGCCAGATCAGTTTGACGGAGCTGCGCGAGGCCATGAAGAAGCTGATGGGAGAACAAGTGACCAACAGAGAGATCAACGAGATCCTCCGAGACGTCGACCTCAACGGAGACGGTCTGCTGGACTTTGAGG AGTTTGTGCGAATGATGTCTCGCTGA
- the LOC137894561 gene encoding zinc-binding protein A33-like — MAEAHALDELRSELTCPVCLELFRDPVILECGHHFCKVCIIQCWEAKADEPPTCPKCRKSCARKPRPNSLLCNVVDSVRKARDMNAAPPGIASWCVDGGALEEPERERERGSSGAGSPASSVGHWPRMVTDMCEEHEEKLKLYCEDDQLPICLVCGMSRDHKAHNVIPITEAFENYKEKLSVALERVQLQAEEATLLQKETYEQILLIKERAGDLEEQVTAEFGHLRAFLSEEEERIKEDLKKEKEEKLNQLEEALTRTTEQISQCESTAEQLCIKLREEENPDQLKGIKDFIGGAESLFERPPDVAVSLQSADILGPLQHRTWRKMSSVVQPAVAAVSLDPDTAYPCLWVSPCRTSVQVRKIQPNLPNNPERFTRYNIVLGSEPFSSGRHYWEVEVGNKIAWGLGVARASVNRKEEISLCPEDGFWTVVLRNNSEGTSEYEACTDTEEESLLYPPKPPRRVGVYLDYSRGEVGFYDAGDMSHLFTFYDSKFGEPVFPYFNPWPIINGHNWEPLTIVRPYWG, encoded by the exons ATGGCGGAGGCGCACGCGCTTGACGAGCTCCGCTCGGAGCTCACCTGCCCCGTGTGCCTGGAGCTCTTCCGCGACCCCGTGATCCTCGAGTGCGGCCACCACTTCTGCAAAGTGTGCATCATCCAGTGCTGGGAGGCCAAAGCGGACGAGCCGCCGACCTGCCCCAAGTGCAGGAAGTCGTGCGCGCGCAAGCCGCGACCCAACTCGCTCCTGTGCAACGTCGTGGACAGCGTGCGTAAAGCCAGGGACATGAACGCGGCCCCGCCGGGGATCGCGTCGTGGTGCGTGGACGGCGGCGCGCTGGAGGAGCCGGAGCGGGAGCGGGAGCGCGGCTCCTCCGGCGCGGGCAGCCCCGCCTCGTCCGTGGGCCACTGGCCGCGGATGGTGACGGACATGTGCGAGGAGCACGAGGAGAAGCTGAAGCTCTACTGCGAGGACGACCAGCTGCCCATCTGCCTGGTGTGCGGCATGTCCCGGGACCACAAGGCCCACAACGTCATCCCGATCACCGAGGCCTTCGAGAACTACAAG gAGAAGCTGTCCGTCGCTCTGGAGAGggtgcagctgcaggcggaggaggcCACGCTCCTCCAGAAGGAGACCTACGAACAGATCCTCCTCATTAAG GAGCGGGCTGGAGATCTGGAGGAGCAGGTCACTGCAGAGTTCGGTCATCTGCGGGCCTTCctctccgaggaggaggagcgcatAAAAGAGGacctgaagaaggagaaggaggagaagctcAACCAACTGGAGGAGGCGCTCACTCGGACCACAGAGCAAATAAGCCAGTGTGAAAGTACAGCCGAGCAACTCTGCATCAaactgagagaggaagaaaacccGGACCAACTGAag GGAATCAAAGACTTCATCGGAGG GGCTGAGAGCTTGTTTGAGCGACCTCCAGATGTGGCGGTCAGTTTGCAGTCCGCAGACATCCTGGGACCGCTGCAGCACAGGACCTGGAGGAAGATGAGCTCAGTGGTTCAGCCAG CTGTTGCGGCGGTGTCCCTCGACCCAGACACGGCGTACCCCTGCCTGTGGGTGTCTCCGTGTCGCACCAGCGTCCAGGTGAGGAAGATCCAGCCCAACCTGCCCAACAATCCAGAGCGCTTCACCCGCTACAACATCGTCCTGGGCTCGGAGCCCTTCTCGTCCGGGAGACACTactgggaggtggaggtgggcaACAAGATAGCGTGGGGTCTGGGCGTGGCCCGGGCCTCCGTCAACAGAAAGGAGGAGATCAGTCTCTGCCCGGAGGACGGTTTCTGGACCGTGGTGCTGCGGAACAACTCCGAGGGCACCAGCGAGTACGAAGCATGCACCGACACGGAGGAGGAGAGCTTGTTATACCCACCCAAACCTCCCCGGAGGGTGGGAGTCTATCTGGACTACAGCCGTGGTGAAGTGGGATTTTATGACGCAGGAGACATGAGTCACCTCTTCACCTTTTACGACTCCAAATTCGGAGAGCCCGTGTTCCCGTACTTTAACCCCTGGCCGATCATCAACGGACACAACTGGGAGCCGCTGACCATCGTGAGGCCGTACTGGGGGTAG
- the cabp2b gene encoding calcium-binding protein 1 isoform X1, which produces MGPACVFLRQGFSQTLDRELRPEELEELREAFVEFDRNKKGYISHKDLGECMRTMGYMPTEMELIELSQQICESSGGKVDFEDFVELMGPKMLAETADMIGVKELRDAFREFDSNGDGQISLTELREAMKKLMGEQVTNREINEILRDVDLNGDGLLDFEEFVRMMSR; this is translated from the exons ATGGGCCCCGCCTGCGTCTTCCTTAGGCAGGGCTTTTCACAGACGCTT GACAGAGAGCTGAGGCCGGAGGAGCTGGAGG agCTCCGGGAGGCTTTCGTGGAGTTCGACAGGAACAAAAAAGGCTACATCAGTCATAAAGACCTCGGGGAGTGTATGAGGACCATGGGGTACATGCCGACAGAGATGGAGCTCATCGAACTGAGCCAGCAGATCTGTGAGTCGA GTGGAGGTAAAGTGGACTTCGAGGACTTCGTGGAGCTGATGGGGCCCAAGATGTTGGCAGAGACAGCTGACATGATCGGCGTGAAGGAACTCCGAGACGCGTTCAGAGAG TTTGACTCTAACGGCGACGGCCAGATCAGTTTGACGGAGCTGCGCGAGGCCATGAAGAAGCTGATGGGAGAACAAGTGACCAACAGAGAGATCAACGAGATCCTCCGAGACGTCGACCTCAACGGAGACGGTCTGCTGGACTTTGAGG AGTTTGTGCGAATGATGTCTCGCTGA